ACTCCAAATCTTGTTGGTGAATATATTGCTAGACAACAACATTTTGTTCCTTTTATTATTTCAGGAAATATATTTAGAACATTTGTTGGAGAAAATCATCTTGAAGCGGTCACTCCAGGAACAGATGCAACTAATTTTAATTTTAATGGAAAACAACTTTCTGTAAGATTTTTAGCTGGTAATGATAATGAATTTGGAGGAACTAACAATTTTCATGCATTGGTAAAATTAAAATTAAACTCACAACTTAATATAGCAGGTAGTGTAGCTGAAGACTCAGGAACAGATGAAACCAAATTATTATTACAATCTTTGAGGGTAAATGGAAAAGAGACAATGGTATTTAAATTTCATAGACCTAATACTCTAAGCACTGCTTTGGTAACAGATAGTTCTTGGTCTAATCTTATATTTAATAAATATCAAGCAATAAGAATAGGAACCGGAGCAAATCTACTTCAACATAAATGGGCATATGCTGATTCCATATTAAAAGCACAAAGTCTTGCAGAATCCTTACCTTTTTATAACGGAGCATATGCATGGACATCTTCAACTGAAAGAAGAAATCATATAAATAGCTTTGTAAAACCTAATTTCTTTTATCAAGTTAAAAAAGTAACTACAGCACATCAAAATTTCACTTCTTTTACAAGTTCAGGAACGGTATTCTTAGAATTAGTACATTTTAAATCAGGAAATAGAACCTTTATGACAGTTAAAGAATTTACTGGTGCTAATACTATGATTCCAAATCCATTTACTTATGAAATACTATTAAAAGATGCTGCTAATGGTGGTGTAATATCATTTGGAGTAGAAGGTTTTGGACCTATGAATGGAGTCTTTTTATTCTTCAATACATCAGACGTAAACAATTCGAAACTACTGATATTTAAACCAAAATCTGGAGAAGAGTTTACTAGTGCTGCAGCTAGTTTCTTACATGGTAATACTGCTGTTGGACCTTCATTCTTATTTTCTACTAAGAGTAAAAATATTCAACAACCTGCTCTTTCTCAATCAGGTACTCCACCAAACTATTAAAATATATTTTATATAGGTATAGTTAAATTTATTAAAGACCTCTTAGAATTATCTAAGAGGTCTTTTTTATTTGTATTTTATACTAAATGATAATATAATAATTGAAAAGAGGAGATATACTATGAAAAATGTTTTAATATCGTATAGTTGTGGAAAAGATAGTACACTTGCTCTTTATAGAATGCTTCAACAAAATTATAAAGTGCTAGGATTAATTGTTACTATTAATAAATCTACTCAAGTGTCATGGTTTCATCTTATACCAAGAGATATTATTCAAGAAATTGCTGATTCACTAAATATACCTGTATATTTTGTAGAATCTACAGGATCTCAAAATTATCTGGAAACCTATGAAGACACCCTACGAAAAGTATCAATTCAAACAAATTCTAAAATATGTGTATTTGGAGATATAGATATTTTAGAACATAGAACATGGTGTATAGATAGAACGAATAATGTAGGTATAGAAGCAATATTTCCACTTTGGCAAGAAGATAGGGAAAGTTTGACCTATGAATTTATTGATTCGGGCTTTGAAGCTATTATTAAAGTAGTGGATACGAATGTTTTATCTGAAGATTTTTTAGGAAAAAAATTGACTAAAGAAGTCGTAGAACAAATCAAACAAAGTGGGGCAGACCCCTGTGGTGAAAATGGAGAATATCATACTATAGTATTAAATGGTCCTATATTTAATAAAAAAATAGATATTAAATATGTAGATATTTCTCAATATGAAAAATATAGAATTTTAAATATTACAAAAAATAATAATTATTTTTCTTAATTTATAAAAAAAAAGCATACTCTTTAGAGTATGCTTTTTTACTTGATCGATTATATCAATAATTATTTAACCAAATTTTCCTGTAAGGTATTCTTCTGTTTTTTTATCTTTAGGAACAGTAAACATTTTTTTAGTTGTATCATATTCAATAAGCTCACCTAAATACATAAACGCAGCATAATCAGAAACACGACCAGCTTGAGCAATATTATGTGTTACTAATATAATAGTAACAGATTTTTTTAGACTAATAAGAAGTGATTCTAT
This genomic stretch from Spirochaetota bacterium harbors:
- a CDS encoding diphthine--ammonia ligase, with protein sequence MKNVLISYSCGKDSTLALYRMLQQNYKVLGLIVTINKSTQVSWFHLIPRDIIQEIADSLNIPVYFVESTGSQNYLETYEDTLRKVSIQTNSKICVFGDIDILEHRTWCIDRTNNVGIEAIFPLWQEDRESLTYEFIDSGFEAIIKVVDTNVLSEDFLGKKLTKEVVEQIKQSGADPCGENGEYHTIVLNGPIFNKKIDIKYVDISQYEKYRILNITKNNNYFS